From one Eucalyptus grandis isolate ANBG69807.140 chromosome 9, ASM1654582v1, whole genome shotgun sequence genomic stretch:
- the LOC108953850 gene encoding cytochrome P450 81D1-like: MTNLLNIPDKFKKAPDEIDSIIGHDRLMEESDVSKLSYLQCIIFETLRLSTTVPLLLPHESSADCTTGEYMVPCGTIVLVNAWAIHMDPELWEDPKAFKLEPFEGGNGEKHQKLVLPFGLERRACPGAPLAQRVMGLTLGLLLQCFDWKRVSKEEIDMTKGKGVTMPKVVPFGINV, encoded by the coding sequence ATGACCAATTTATTGAACATCCCGGACAAGTTTAAGAAGGCCCCAGATGAGATCGATTCCATAATTGGCCATGATCGTTTGATGGAGGAATCGGATGTTTCAAAGTTATCGTACCTTCAATGCATCATCTTTGAGACCTTACGCCTCAGCACAACAGTCCCACTTCTCCTTCCACACGAGTCATCAGCTGATTGCACCACAGGAGAATACATGGTGCCATGTGGGACTATAGTGCTGGTTAATGCATGGGCCATTCACATGGATCCAGAGCTATGGGAGGACCCCAAGGCCTTCAAGCTTGAGCCATTCGAAGGTGGCAATGGCGAAAAGCACCAAAAGCTAGTTCTACCATTCGGGCTGGAACGGAGAGCATGCCCCGGCGCACCCCTAGCTCAGAGGGTCATGGGGTTAACGTTGGGCTTGTTGCTTCAATGCTTTGATTGGAAAAGAGTGAGCAAAGAGGAGATTGACATGACCAAAGGCAAAGGAGTCACCATGCCAAAAGTGGTGCCGTTTGGAATTAATGTGTAA
- the LOC104420373 gene encoding cytochrome P450 81E8 has product MADATLYAIIVSLLSLIILHSFLRRKPKNLPPGPPSLPIIGHLHLLKFPLHRTLYNLSNEHGPIMSLWFGVRHIMVVSSLPLAEECFTKNDIVLANRPKDEAERLMLRLARNGFRDFHRVELKTLFTELTFNVIMRMISGKRYYGEDVSVDKAEASEFREIIKQIVENGGTSYEGDFLPILDWIDYKGFKKMIVRLGKRADAFLQNLVDEHRRRKGDPEFADSMISHLLRLQEAQPENYSDLMIKALVLVMLGAGTDTTSVMLEWVMTNLLNNPDKLKKAQDEIDSIIGHDRLMEEPDVSKLSYLQCIIFETFRLSTTVPLLVPHESSAECTIGEYTVPRGTIVLVNAWAIHRDPELWEDPKTFEPERFEGGNGEEHQKLVLPFGLGRRACPGAPLAQRVMGLTLGLLLQCFDWKRVSKEEIDMTEGNGLTMPKVVPLELMCKVRPPMENLIPKD; this is encoded by the exons atggcAGACGCCACTCTCTATGCGATCATCGTCTCTTTGCTCTCTCTAATTATTCTCCACTCCTTCCTAAGAAGAAAACCCAAGAATCTCCCGCCAGGCCCTCCTTCTCTCCCCATCATTGGCCACCTCCATCTCTTGAAATTCCCCTTACATAGGACCCTCTACAACCTCTCTAACGAGCATGGCCCGATCATGTCTCTCTGGTTCGGGGTCCGCCACATCATGGTCGTGTCGTCGCTGCCGCTGGCCGAGGAGTGCTTCACAAAGAACGACATCGTGCTCGCCAACCGCCCCAA GGACGAGGCTGAACGGCTGATGCTCCGGTTGGCAAGGAATGGGTTCCGGGACTTCCACCGGGTCGAACTGAAGACCCTCTTCACGGAACTGACGTTCAATGTCATCATGAGGATGATCTCGGGGAAGCGGTACTATGGGGAAGACGTGAGTGTTGACAAGGCCGAGGCGAGTGAGTTCAGGGAGATAATCAAGCAGATCGTTGAGAATGGCGGCACGAGTTATGAGGGTGATTTCTTGCCCATATTGGATTGGATCGATTACAAGGGGTTCAAGAAGATGATAGTGCGACTTGGGAAGAGGGCCGATGCGTTCCTCCAGAACTTAGTCGACGAGCACAGGAGAAGGAAGGGAGATCCGGAGTTCGCAGACAGTATGATCAGTCATCTGTTGCGTTTGCAAGAGGCTCAGCCGGAGAACTACTCGGACCTGATGATCAAAGCGCTCGTCCTT GTTATGCTAGGAGCAGGAACAGATACAACATCTGTTATGTTAGAATGGGTCATGACCAATTTACTGAATAACCCAGACAAGTTGAAGAAGGCCCAAGATGAGATCGATTCCATTATCGGCCACGATCGTTTGATGGAGGAACCGGATGTTTCAAAGTTATCGTACCTTCAATGCATCATCTTCGAGACCTTTCGCCTCAGCACAACAGTCCCACTTCTCGTTCCCCACGAGTCATCAGCTGAATGCACCATAGGAGAATACACTGTACCACGTGGCACTATAGTATTGGTTAATGCATGGGCAATTCATAGAGATCCGGAGCTATGGGAGGACCCCAAGACCTTCGAGCCTGAGCGATTCGAAGGTGGCAATGGCGAAGAGCATCAAAAGCTAGTTCTGCCATTCGGGCTAGGACGGAGAGCATGCCCCGGCGCACCCCTAGCTCAGAGGGTCATGGGGTTAACGTTGGGCTTGTTGCTTCAATGCTTTGATTGGAAAAGAGTGAGCAAAGAGGAGATTGACATGACTGAAGGCAATGGACTCACCATGCCAAAAGTGGTGCCGTTGGAATTAATGTGCAAAGTACGCCCTCCCATGGAGAATCTCATCCCTAAAGATTAA
- the LOC104420374 gene encoding cytochrome P450 81E8-like, whose protein sequence is MFLWFGVCRVVVVSSLPLAEECFTKNDIMLTNCPQLSFGKHIAYDHTTLNALPYGAEWRNLRKIATTEVLSAHSLNILSCIRRDEVDWLMLRLVRNGFGDFHRVELKTLFMEIMFNVIMRMISGKWGFKKMIARLGKRADAFIQNLVGEHRRRKGDPEFTDSMISHLLRLQGAQPENYSDLMIKALVLVSLALLALPTLNLLL, encoded by the exons ATGTTCCTCTGGTTCGGGGTCTGCCGTGTTGTGGTCGTGTCATCACTGCCGCTGGCCGAGGAGTGCTTTACGAAGAATGACATCATGCTCACCAACTGCCCCCAGCTGTCGTTTGGCAAGCACATCGCCTATGACCACACCACGCTCAATGCCCTGCCCTATGGGGCCGAATGGCGAAACCTCCGTAAGATCGCCACCACCGAAGTCCTTTCTGCACATAGCCTCAATATCCTCTCGTGCATCCGGAGGGATGAGGTTGATTGGCTGATGCTCCGGTTGGTGAGGAATGGGTTCGGGGACTTCCACCGGGTCGAACTGAAGACCCTCTTCATGGAAATCATGTTCAATGTCATCATGAGGATGATCTCGGGGAAGTG GGGGTTCAAGAAGATGATAGCACGACTTGGGAAGAGAGCCGATGCGTTCATTCAGAACTTAGTCGGCGAGCACAGGAGAAGGAAGGGCGATCCGGAGTTCACAGACAGTATGATCAGTCATCTGTTGCGTTTGCAAGGGGCTCAGCCGGAGAACTACTCGGACCTGATGATCAAAGCGCTCGTCCTTGTAAGTCTTGCTTTGTTGGCTCTTCCTACGCTAAATTTGCTACTATAA
- the LOC104418502 gene encoding uncharacterized protein LOC104418502 isoform X2 — translation MVGQWATVTKPSRSDEVPDEEEQLKIANQVRAQFDSVAPKRPLKPNRSDPDSSSSPVDTCGSFDHAIPELDKLRSLRSQSQEGLLSAGSGSVDVQDEFVETQYYKELESIDKQHHATGSGFISPLVEGGQNGGYDFRCERDGFGNGRDHKPAFRSNPATNDWVPSDAFDQ, via the exons ATGGTGGGTCAGTGGGCGACGGTGACGAAGCCGAGCCGCAGCGACGAGGTGCCGGACGAGGAGGAGCAGCTGAAGATCGCCAACCAGGTCCGAGCCCAGTTCGATTCGGTGGCCCCGAAGCGCCCTCTCAAGCCCAACCGCAGCGATCCCGATTCGTCATCATCTCCCGTCGACACTTGTGGCAGCTTCGACCATGCCATTCCAGAGCTCGACAAGCTCAGATCTCTCAGGTCCCAATCTCAGGAG GGCCTGCTCTCTGCGGGATCCGGTTCTGTGGACGTGCAGGATGAGTTCGTGGAGACCCAGTATTACAAAGAGCTGGAATCGATCGACAAACAGCATCACGCG ACTGGAAGTGGGTTCATAAGCCCTCTCGtagaaggcggccaaaacggcgggTACGACTTTCGGTGCGAAAGAGACGGTTTCGGGAATGGCCGAGATCACAAGCCGGCTTTTCGAAGCAATCCCGCGACGAACGATTGGGTCCCCAGCGATGCATTTGATCAG TGA
- the LOC104418502 gene encoding uncharacterized protein LOC104418502 isoform X1: MVGQWATVTKPSRSDEVPDEEEQLKIANQVRAQFDSVAPKRPLKPNRSDPDSSSSPVDTCGSFDHAIPELDKLRSLRSQSQEGLLSAGSGSVDVQDEFVETQYYKELESIDKQHHATGSGFISPLVEGGQNGGYDFRCERDGFGNGRDHKPAFRSNPATNDWVPSDAFDQDYVSTKPNRSESS, encoded by the exons ATGGTGGGTCAGTGGGCGACGGTGACGAAGCCGAGCCGCAGCGACGAGGTGCCGGACGAGGAGGAGCAGCTGAAGATCGCCAACCAGGTCCGAGCCCAGTTCGATTCGGTGGCCCCGAAGCGCCCTCTCAAGCCCAACCGCAGCGATCCCGATTCGTCATCATCTCCCGTCGACACTTGTGGCAGCTTCGACCATGCCATTCCAGAGCTCGACAAGCTCAGATCTCTCAGGTCCCAATCTCAGGAG GGCCTGCTCTCTGCGGGATCCGGTTCTGTGGACGTGCAGGATGAGTTCGTGGAGACCCAGTATTACAAAGAGCTGGAATCGATCGACAAACAGCATCACGCG ACTGGAAGTGGGTTCATAAGCCCTCTCGtagaaggcggccaaaacggcgggTACGACTTTCGGTGCGAAAGAGACGGTTTCGGGAATGGCCGAGATCACAAGCCGGCTTTTCGAAGCAATCCCGCGACGAACGATTGGGTCCCCAGCGATGCATTTGATCAG GACTACGTTTCGACCAAGCCCAACAGGAGCGAGAGTTCTTAG